In Taeniopygia guttata chromosome Z, bTaeGut7.mat, whole genome shotgun sequence, one genomic interval encodes:
- the LOC140681712 gene encoding uncharacterized protein, which yields MLLLLSLLPLPLLLEILLLLLLPHDNCFPRLSRYQPQMLKVRVLPFALGYWFT from the coding sequence ATGCTGCTGCTACTGTCACTTCTGCCGCTGCCGCTGTTGTTAGAGATTTTGCTTTTGCTCCTTCTACCGCATGACAATTGTTTTCCTCGTCTAAGCAGATACCAGCCTCAGATGCTCAAGGTGAGAGTCTTGCCTTTCGCTCTGGGCTACTGGTTTACTTAA